The following proteins are encoded in a genomic region of Corylus avellana chromosome ca4, CavTom2PMs-1.0:
- the LOC132177551 gene encoding ras-related protein RABA5c-like produces the protein MSSDDESGGEEYLFKVVIIGDSAVGKSNLLSRYARNEFNMHSKATIGVEFQTQVMDIDGKEVKAQIWDTAGQERFRAVTSAYYRGAVGALVVYDISRRTTFDSISRWLDELKTHSDTTVARMLVGNKCDLENIRAVSVEEGKSLAEAEGLFFMETSALDSTNVKKAFEIVIREIYNNVSRKVLNSDTYKAELSVNRVSLVDNGTDGSKQNPNCCSR, from the exons ATGTCGTCGGACGACGAGTCGGGAGGAGAAGAGTACCTGTTCAAGGTAGTCATTATTGGGGACTCGGCGGTGGGCAAATCGAACCTGCTCTCCCGCTACGCTCGCAACGAGTTCAACATGCACTCCAAGGCCACCATTGGCGTGGAGTTCCAGACGCAGGTCATGGACATCGACGGCAAGGAGGTCAAGGCCCAGATTTGGGACACCGCTGGCCAGGAACGCTTCCGCGCCGTCACCTCCGCCTACTACCGTGGAGCTGTCGGCGCCCTCGTCGTCTACGACATCAGTCGCCGCACCACCTTCGACAGCATCTCCCGCTGGCTCGACGAGCTCAAGA CTCATTCTGATACAACTGTGGCAAGGATGCTGGTGGGGAACAAATGTGATTTGGAGAATATCAGGGCTGTGAGCGTTGAGGAAGGCAAAAGCCTTGCAGAAGCAGAAGGATTGTTCTTCATGGAGACATCTGCCCTAGATTCAACAAATGTTAAGAAGGCTTTTGAGATTGTTATTCGAGAAATATACAACAATGTCAGCAGAAAGGTCCTGAACTCAGATACTTACAAAGCGGAATTATCTGTCAACAGGGTAAGCCTCGTCGATAATGGGACTGATGGATCAAAGCAAAACCCAAACTGCTGTTCCAGGTGA
- the LOC132178436 gene encoding transcription factor bHLH128-like: MYPSSSSMSSQKPMGPTGLTRYGSAPGSLLTTAVDSVIGPNREFSALRSPSSFMGHPQYFSADSSSITSESTCRVNSSDDPKQQQQQQQQQQHPPPKGLQRSYGLNEMAVGDFATASNFRSSGGGGSSASSALVRQRSSPAGFLSHQLASASDNGFQVTRGSAGYMPKGGSNGGHGVSRLNSQLSFTRQDSLSQISEVSEDVVDGLSSDNGHQNATHSYATTSFGMDSWDNTNSIIFSAPHSKRAKNLDGEIFHCMHSLETQFSMPQTTLEMAAVEKLIHIPEDSVPCKIRAKRGCATHPRSIAERERRTRISGKLKKLQDLVPNMDKQTSYSDMLDLAVQHIKGLQNQVQKLQKELQNCNCGCKQTS; encoded by the exons ATGTACCCGTCTTCCTCATCCATGTCGTCCCAAAAGCCCATGGGCCCCACCGGCCTCACCCGGTACGGTTCCGCCCCAGGCTCCCTCCTAACCACGGCCGTCGATTCCGTCATCGGACCCAATCGCGAATTCTCGGCCCTTCGATCGCCGTCCTCCTTTATGGGCCACCCCCAGTACTTCTCCGCCGACTCGTCTTCCATCACCTCCGAGTCAACCTGCAGGGTCAATTCCTCCGACGATCCCAaacaacaacagcagcagcagcagcagcagcagcaccCTCCGCCCAAAGGGTTACAGAGATCGTACGGCCTGAATGAGATGGCCGTTGGGGATTTCGCAACGGCTAGTAATTTCAGAAGTAGCGGTGGCGGTGGATCTTCTGCTTCCTCGGCTTTGGTCCGCCAGAGAAGCTCCCCTGCCGGGTTTCTTAGCCATCAGCTCGCTTCTGCTTCCGATAACG GCTTTCAAGTTACAAGGGGATCTGCAGGCTACATGCCAAAGGGTGGCTCTAATGGTGGCCACGGAGTATCTAGGTTGAACTCTCAATTAAGCTTCACAAGGCAAGATTCTCTTTCTCAGATCTCAGAGGTAAGTGAGGATGTCGTTGATGGCCTTAGCTCTGACAATGGCCACCAGAATGCTACACATTCTTATGCCACTACTAGCTTTGGAATGGACTCCTGGGACAACACAAATTCTATAATATTTTCAGCCCCACATAGCAAACGAGCTAAAAATCTTGACGGAGAGATTTTCCACTGTATGCATTCCTTAGAAACTCAG TTTAGCATGCCACAGACGACTCTTGAGATGGCCGCAGTGGAGAAGCTAATTCATATCCCTGAAGACTCCGTTCCATGTAAAATCCGCGCTAAACGTGGCTGTGCGACTCACCCCCGAAGCATTGCTGAAAGG GAGAGAAGAACCAGAATAAGTGGGAAATTGAAGAAACTACAAGACCTTGTTCCTAACATGGATAAG CAAACTAGTTACTCAGACATGTTGGACTTGGCAGTTCAACACATCAAAGGCCTTCAAAATCAAGTTCAG AAACTCCAGAAAGAACTTCAGAATTGCAACTGTGGATGCAAACAAACCTCATAA